A stretch of DNA from Clostridium sp. JN-9:
CCTGAAACATTTATAACCTTATATCCTTTTGCTGCCAGATTCTCACATGTACTTGCACTTCTTATGCCTGTCTGGCAGATTATATAGTATTCCTTTGATTTATCCAGATACTTTTCAGGCTGTGCATTTAATTCACCCATTGGTATATTTTTAGCTGTAGGCACATGACCATCAGCATATTCATATTCTTCCCTAATATCTATTAAATTAATTTTATTTAATTTACCATCCAGGTCGTGAACACTTATTGAATTAAAATTGTTATTTTGAGACATATACGACTACCTCCTTTCAGCTTTTAATATATTAGTATTTTCTTATATACTGATATTATATTAGAAGTTTTAATTTGTCAATATGTACTTTAGCAGTCGCAATAATTTTCTTTAAGCACTTTCATTACATTTCTTACTCTGTCATCCTTTATATAATATGTAATTGAAAGTCCATTTTTTTCTGAATCTAAAACCTTATGTGCCTTAAGCATAGCTAAATGCTGAGATAAAGCTGATTGTGTAAGATTATTAATTTTTTTGTGAAGCTCACTTACAGTCATTGGAGACTCAATCAAATTGCAGACAATTAATAATCTATTTTCATTGGATAAAACCTTTAATAATTCTGATATAATTTTTACATTTTCTATCACATGAATTCCTCCTAAGTATATAAGTATATTAGAAAGTTATTATATATTATAATAGACTATTACTAATATTTTTGTCAATCAAAATTATAGAAAAAAGACAGCAGTTTTACTTTTTTGTAAAACTGCTGTCCTCAAGTTCATTTCCTATAACTTTCCTGCATGATAATTCTAAAATTATATTCAAAACATCAGATGATATTTTATCTAAACACATTTGTAAACTTCTGCTGATTTTTAAACTGCAGACTATATCCAAGGCTTCAATGCCAATAAAATAG
This window harbors:
- a CDS encoding rhodanese-like domain-containing protein; amino-acid sequence: MSQNNNFNSISVHDLDGKLNKINLIDIREEYEYADGHVPTAKNIPMGELNAQPEKYLDKSKEYYIICQTGIRSASTCENLAAKGYKVINVSGGTGAYILPLER
- a CDS encoding metalloregulator ArsR/SmtB family transcription factor; this encodes MIENVKIISELLKVLSNENRLLIVCNLIESPMTVSELHKKINNLTQSALSQHLAMLKAHKVLDSEKNGLSITYYIKDDRVRNVMKVLKENYCDC